One window of the Fundulus heteroclitus isolate FHET01 unplaced genomic scaffold, MU-UCD_Fhet_4.1 scaffold_86, whole genome shotgun sequence genome contains the following:
- the LOC118562317 gene encoding uncharacterized protein LOC118562317 — translation MRKNNYFLNMMTPSSHVFLMRNILHHYNTAKNSATIANMKKMLGVGIDIGFNSYGQTVLAGINEAQDPSTTADEAQDPSTTADEAQDPAMATDHVPNTGTTEASVLVQSVCRPDCWGLPHLRHLLARSGITESQVDYVLHAKRPETEIIGTIGTTILSRQDFRSLGLQHNFEATIANSCMELICDMAWWKKKDVYAADAYVVATWHAPSFQDPFLNLPADAASKDLLIFPVWKPGHWFLCLNCHTFGYWPLESHQKHGASRPGQFK, via the exons ATGAGGAAGAAtaactattttttaaatatgatgaCTCCTTCCTCTCACGTGTTTTTGATGAGGAATATATTACATCACTACAACACAGCAAAGAATTCAGCCACCATAGCAAATATGAAAAAGATGCTTGGTGTGGGGATCGACATCGGATTTAATTCTTATGGTCAAACAGTGCTGG CCGGAATTAATGAGGCCCAAGATCCCAGCACAACCGCAGATGAGGCCCAAGACCCCAGCACAACCGCAGATGAGGCCCAAGATCCTGCCATGGCCACAGATCATGTACCAAACACTGGAACGACAGAGGCTTCAGTACTTG TTCAATCAGTGTGCAGACCAGACTGTTGGGGCCTACCCCATTTAAGACATCTGCTTGCCAGATCAGGCATCACAGAGTCACAG GTTGACTATGTGCTCCATGCCAAAAGACCAGAAACCGAGATTATTGGGACAATTGGCACTACCATCTTATCACGGCAAGACTTCCGGTCACTTGGATTGCAGCACAACTTTGAAGCAACA ATTGCCAACAGCTGCATGGAGCTGATTTGTGACATGGCCTGGTGGAAG AAGAAGGATGTATATGCAGCGGATGCCTATGTCGTTGCCACTTGGCATGCACCAAGTTTCCAGGACCCTTTTCTTAATTTACCG GCTGATGCAGCATCAAAGGATCTCCTGATTTTTCCTGTGTGGAAACCAGGACACTGGTTCCTCTGT CTCAATTGCCACACGTTTGGCTACTGGCCACTGGAAAGTCATCAGAAACATG GAGCCTCCAGGCCAGGCCAATTCAAATGA